The region aaccatccaggaacagtttggtgacgaacaatgccatttccagcatgatggagcaccttgccacaagtgataactaagtggctcgggcaacaaaacatcgatattttgggtccatggctagGAAACTCCCcaaaccttaatcccattgagaacttgtggtcaatcctcaagaggcgggtggacaaacaaaacccgacaaattctgacaaactccaagcattgattatgcaagaatgggctgccatcagtcaggatgtggcccagaagttaattgacagcatgccagggcggattgtagaggtcttgaaaaagaagagtcaacactgcaaatattgactctttgcatcgacttcatgtaattgtcaataaaagcctttgacacgtatgaaatgcttgtaattatacttcagtattccatagtaacatctgacaaaaatatctaaagacactgaagtagcaaactttgtggaaattcatttttgtgtcattctcaaaacttttggccacgactgtactataTGTGAGAGCAAAAAACAATCATTCTAATGTACATATTTCTAAACACCTCAGAATGGTAAATAAACTACTTGAAATTGACTGGGGTAAAAGTGTGTCTTTTAATCGTTATCAAATGTCCATCAACACACTGGGAGAATATGAATGCTACCATGATTTCAAGCACTGAATTCCTTAACATTTGACATCATTTACTATCAAATTAATCTGTTAGTGATGTAATAATTGATTATAGGGCCTTGATTTTCTTCTTGACCAGGAAAACTGTAGTTCCTAATTCCACACCATAGGCGATGTCATCAACATCAATCTACATCAAAATCATTCCTAATAATTTTCTATGGTGTGTATCATTACATATATTGAGATCATGATTCCCAtctcccctatagccccagaggTTAGGCCCTGTGCCTGAGGAGAGCTGAGTAGCTTGCTAGCTGCAGACATAGACATTTTAGTTAACATAAATATCACTGATTTAATTTGACCAAAACAACTTCTAATACATATTGTATTGCTACATATTGTAATATATATTGTGATACCTCTCACTCTGCTCTTGGAAGCTATGCTCTGATTCGAAGAAACATCCGGAGCCCCTTCCTTGTGTGGAGACTCCTTTCCAACTTACACAAAGAGCACGTTGTGTCTCCTCATCATAGTCAAGCATCTGTTTGCTTGGAAGTTCTCAGACTGCTGgcctggagaggacagaagacatacacacaaacagaaacatTACAGTTAAGATAATGTCTTTGACATCAGTTAAAATGCTTAGCGACGGAACACAGGGTGAACGAATCATGCATCAGtcaataattattttatttaaatgttataGTCTACCTGGATAATATTTTACAGTACTTTAGCTAGCCATTCTTGTACTAGAGAAAGAGCTGATGGACCAAATTCAGCCACATTGGCTTGTTGAACGTCGACATACTCTACAGCAAAGTAAATGGACAAACTTTATTTCGCGATTACCGTACTACATGTAAGATAAGGCAAACAAAAACAGACAATCTAggagaaaaagaaacgcacacctatttaggagtggtgctggctagcggagtagaaaacttgaaaataaaggggagccgcacactctaggagctcagatgcaaaaatgtaatatccaaGCTTTCTTCATCAgagtataatcacaaacactgcgggatgactcgtttatatagtgttaaaagacacacaggtgtctgtaatcatggccaagagtggcctaatagcattggttaattctcaaatattaaaatggcatacaaagaacagcatacaaaaaaacaaatggatagcatacgatcataaatTAATTTTAGACTACACacgcttacaaacaattacaatggcaaagtcacaataatcacaagaatggcttcagatcaaagtctacgttgagacctaCGAAAGAGCTGCTTGGTTAATCTATCAATTCAGTCACATTGGCTTGTTGAACATCGACATATTGTACAGCAAAGTAAATGGACAAACTTTATTTCGCGCTTACCGTACTACATGTAAAATAAGGCAAAACAAAACAGACAAATTGCTCTACGATTAGACAGGCCACTTGTTTCTATTTTCGATGCACCATCCTATTAAACTTATTAAATGAAGATACAATGTAGTAATCAATCAGTAACAAGGCCTATATATGGATGAAAGAAACAAAGATATTACACTGTGGTAGTAATACTGTCTTCTATTCGCCATTTCAGGGGCATTACAATGTAGCAGCAGGGCGCTCAGAGTGCGCTCtaggcgttcgtaaattcagagcgtttcgctctaAGTTCAGAGCGCACAATGGACGCTCTGGCAGGGGAGTAGGGTTGAACCGAGCGTTCTAggctcacaacggcagtcaagcacgactggctaaagttagctagcttgctagtaaCTTCCAGAaaaaaatgagagaacacctcagtctgaccattttactcgcccagcagagctggttagggggttttcatgttatccagagcattggtgactgtaactgtgcttctggcaacaatttaattacgcttttttccCCGACGTTTaatgacaccggccatattcaaagCATGTTGATGGTCAGTTATCCTGCGCTCTGCCACGCTCAGACGGGAGTGCTCTGACATCGGAGTAGacagccagagcgaatttacaaaCGCTCCCTTAGATTGAAACACGTTGATGCTGATGTCGCAATCAAACCGCGACAGTTGCCCAGGGAACTTGTCAAACAAAACATTCCAGACATTTGAATGTAGAGCCGGCTAGAGGTGACTAGCTAGCTATTATTTGCTTCTCAGAAAAAAAGTGCATATTCCAGAAATATGTCGACCACTATGTATCCAACAGAAAGTATTTACAACCTTATTCCAAGGGAGGAGGTTAAAATAGAGAAACCACCAAGGTATGACTGCCTATAGctagcaaacgtagctagctaacaatgtaACTGTATGTAGGCTACATTGTAGCTAGCTAAACTTATTTGCACCGTACACAGCCGATGGCATTTTTACTGTACCCAGCTAGCCACATATATTTATGTAGCCTATGTTTCTGTGTATTGGGAATGTATAGAGATACTTTGTTGCCACAACCTGCACAGTGAAAAAGACTGCACATTCTTCTGACTCATGCCATGTCCTGTAATAATCTATCAATCTTGTCTTTTTTATTCCATTGTCAAGGTATATGTCAAAGTTTAGGGCACAAGTTAAGCATGAGAAAATGCTGAATAAGCCTACCAACAAGACTATGGGACAAGTAAAAGTAGACTTGCCCTCTCCAGAGAAATATCTGCTCAAGCACTCCAAGGAACCCAAACTTCCTGAAAGTAAGCAATAGGATGAGATTACATCTCAATATCACTTTGTTTGGAGGTCATTTCCTAACTCTGTGTCTATGTTGTTATACCCTTAGAGCAACCATTTTCATATTTGGATTATGAGACTTTCAAAAAACCACAAATACCTGCCAAAGCAGACAACCCACTTATGGGCATTCACACCAAAAAGGACTTTGTAAAGACAAACGCCTTTGAGAACATCATGGCAGTGCCAAAAAAGCCACAGCCTATCTATGCCGACACTAAAACTGGAGACAAACAGCTCCTGGAAAATTCAGGACTACTCCCAAAGTACATCAAGAAAAAGGTGAACTTATTACATATGCAAATAGTGTTTTTTCTTTGTCTGTCAAGCAGGTAGTGATTTGTCCAAGATTTTGATTGCTATTCAAAGAAAGATACTTATATGCTTATTGCACAAAGACACTCAACCTATTTGAACTGAACTGAAGAGGAGCCCAACATAACTATTTTCCCATCCCCTCTCTAGGACTTTGGGAAGACCCCTGAGTACTTGCAGCATCGCactgaggaggtgaggagggctCAGGATGAGTATGACAGCTTTGTCAAGGAACACATGAGACAGGGCACCATGAAACAGCTCTCTGAGGATGAGCGAAACAACATCCTACAGGTAAACCACTTAGGTCCTTAGAACCAAGCCAATAGAATCTGACCTAGAATTATTCATAAAGTTTCATTACATTCATGTATGTGTTTTAGTTGATTAGTCATTTAGATAAGATTCAATATTTGAACAATGTATCAAATGATAAATAGGCTTACAAAGCACTAGCATACATTCAAATTGAATGAAGGGTGTGAGAGGGGTAAGATTTGTGTCTGTTAATTTTTGGAACACGGATGGGCATTACGATtatttaaacaaatatatattttatttatgatgaaaaaaataataattacgaAACATACAGATACAAACGACAACATACAGAAGCATacaaacatccacaacatcacccctgcccagacccacctactcacacccccatctccagtgcATCATCACtccgccacatggcctcaaactgcaccattttgtttctctccatcGCCCACTCACTTtcaacatttggataataaataatttgtatttattatggatccccattagctgctgccaaaacagcagctactcttcttggggtccagcaaaattaagccagtctatacaattttaaaaacattacaatacattcacagatttcacaacacactgtgtgccctcaggcccctactccaccactaccacatatctacactAATAAatccatatgtacagtgccttgcgaaagtattcggcccccttgaactttgcgaacttttgccacatttcaggcttcaaacataaagatataaaactgtatttttttgtgaagaatcaacaacaagtgggacacaatcatgaagtggaacgacatttattggatatttcaaacttttttaacaaatcaaaaactgaaaaattgggcgtgcaaaattattcagcccccttaagttaatactttgtagcgccaccttttgctgcgattacagctgtaagtcgcttggggttatgtctctatcagttttgcacatcgagagactgaaattttttcccattcctccttgcaaaacagctcgagctcagtgaggttggatggagagcatttgtgaacagcagttttcagttctttccacagattctcaattggattcaggtctggactttgacttggccattctaaaacctggatatgtttatttttgaaccattccattgtagattttgctttatgttttagatcattgtcttgttggaagacaaatctccgtcccagtctcaggtcttttgcagactccatcaggttttcttccagaatggtcctgtatttggctccatccatcttcccatcaattttaaccatcttccctgtccctgctgaagaaaagcaggcccaaaccatgatgctgccaccaccatgtttgacagtggggatggtgtgttcagctgtgttgctattacgccaaacataacgttttgcattgttgccaaaaagttcaattttggtttcatctgatcagagcaccttcttccacatgtttggtgtgtctcccaggtggcttgtggcaaactttaaacgacactttttatggatatctttaagaaatggctttcttcttgccactcttccataaaggccagatttgtgcaatatacgactgattgttgtcctatggacagagtctcccacctcagctgtagatctctgcagttcatccagagtgatcatgggcctcttggctgcatctctgatcagtcttctccttgtatgagctgaaagtttagagggacggccaggtcttggtagatttgcagtggtctgatactccttccatttcaatattatcgcttgcacagtgctccttgggatgtttaaagcttgggaaatctttttgtatccaaatccggctttaaacttcttcacaacagtatctcggaactgcctggtgtgttccttgttcttcatgatgctctctgcgcttttaacggacctctgagactatcacagtgcaggtgcatttatacggagacttgattacacacaggtggattgtatttatcatcattagtcatttaggtcaacattggatcattcagagatcctcactgaacttctggagagagtttgctgcactgaaagtaaaggggctgaataattttgcacgcccaattttcagtttttgatttgttaaaaaagtttgaaatatccaataaatgtcgttccacttcatgattgtgtcccacttgttgttgattcttcacaaaaaaatacagttttatatctttatgtttgaagcctgaaatgtggcaaaaggtcgcaaagttcaaaggggccgaatactttcgcaaggcactgtatgtatagtgtgtatgttatcgtgtgtgtgtgcgccaatgtttgtgttgcttcacagtccccactgttccataaggtgttttttaatctgttttttaaatctaattgtaCTACTTtggtcagttacttgatgtggaatggagttccatgtagtaaTTTGTGTTAACgatggaggattggttgatttccagttaAGTATACAggtatctcactgcaccctcatatgccatgtcttgaaatatgcagacagacggatTAAAAGTAAATGTAccttgtaatacttctgacagccagcTTTCTAACACCACCCATAACTTTTTGAGAAGGCATGTATTATTGAGTCACTGTTAGTTTTAtacttaagacatgactctgccacATTTCCTCCATCATGTGCTATTATCAGTTATTTAAGTCTTGGTTCCAGTAGTTTATCTTTTTTTCaaagagattgtcagttggataggctCTCTGCAAGATTTTATATATCTTACCTATCATATGAATATCCTTTTCTAACTCAAATATGGTTCCCTCAAGAttgtccaaaatatttcaaaattaAATTTCTTGGTATGAAACATTAAGTTGCATGTATTTGAAAAAAatctacattggtcagtccaaaattgCTTTTcaattctgtcatggaaataaatgCATTTTCATATTACCATGTCATttatgcctttagttttccatgtggaccaatttaTTGTTAGATTGTTCCATAAGGTTGTGTTTTTAGGAAGTGATATTGGTTATTGTAGAATACGTTTcattttcttccatattgttatagtgttcttaactatgaagttgttaatgttcttagctttatccttAGAAAATAGACACTTAAAACCACCCTCTAACTTAGGAAGATGTAAAACATTCATTTTTATTCTACAAGTTTTATTTGCCCATAtatagtctcttatggccaagtATACTTTTTTTAAGCTGATCTTTGGTGGGGTAATTAGTATTACAGAGAATAAATATTACGCTGACATACACAGGCTCATTGATAATTAATTGTTCCTGAACAATAATGGAAAGATCATCTCTTAGCCTGTGTGATTGATGGATCATCATCTGTCCAGGGCTTGAAGATGAACTGGGGGGAGCTGCACCATCAGTACCAGGGACTCTCTGTTGTCACGGACACCACCCCTAAGAAGTACCGCAAGGAGCGTCTGGAGCTGGAGATGAAGCAGCTGGAGAGGGACATTGACCTCATCGAGAGATACAAGACTATATTCATCGCCAACAACTAACACACGACACCTCTTTTCTTTAGTGTCAAATGGCAAATACATTGTAAACAGATATTCAGTGAAGAAAAAAACTACTGCCCTAAATGCTAGATGTGAAATTGTCTGGAAAATAGTCATATAACTCTCATTACCCCTGTCTATGATTTCACTTTGTTTTGGAAAACTAAATAAACTCTGCACTATATTTTAAGATCTTTTGATGTTATTTAATCTCAAACACAACACGTCAGTATTTGATGTGctgtttttgttaattttttcaTTCACTATGGTAAATGCGTTTTTGAAGGTCTGCTtataagctgtttaaaggctagggtctatttttctccacttcctgtctgactgacgtgcccaaagtaaactgcctgttactcaggcccagaagccagcaTATGCataccattggatagaaaacactttgaagtttgtagaaatgttaaaataatgtatgagactataacacaatagatatggtaggagaaaatccaaagacaaaacaaccagaatgttgttttttttgagagcccatgctcttccaATGGAACATAATAGGGTCTTATCCaaatccagctcccagattgcaatttctatggcttccactagatgtcaacagtctttgttaaaggtttcaggcttgtatctTTGAAAACGAGGAAGAATTCTGAGTTTTGGTACTGGGAGTCAGAGTTCGAAATCAGCGCTCAGCGAAGGGGACGTGCACCTGCTAATTTagcttttctattgaacatacttctttccctatgaaatattatagtttaattacattttggggtacctgaggattaaatggaaacgtattttgacttgttttaacaaagttttggattcctttctctgcatgttgaacgagtggattacacaaatcgatggcgccaattaaactgactttttgggttacaaagaaggattttatctaacaaaacggccatgcatgttgtagctgggactctTTGAAGTGCATATCAGagaaagattttcaaaaagtaagtgaatatttaattgctatttgtgattttatgaagcctgtgctgattaaaaaatattttgatgtggggcgccgtcctcaaacaatcgcatggcatgctttctctgtaaagcctattgtaaatcagacaatgcagttagatgaacaagacacttgaagacacttgtatgtacctaaatgtttaatatccataatttttatgattattaATTTGAATTGCACGCCCTCCAACTTCACCGGAAGTTGTTGACGGCGGGACGCTGGCCTAGCCGGCCTAGCCCTACTGTTACTACATGCTATGTTCATGATATAATCCTTAAAGTTCATTATACAAGAGCCTAAATGAGCAAATACTTATCTGGTGCTTTTCCAAATTTTCTTGACCCAAATTAGTGTATTTTCCTTTGTAGCAACTGTGCCTACAGGAAAACTACAGGATATCACATGCAGCTTATTATCCATCTCTGTGGATGTCTAATTGTGATATTTAGTGGTCTATTCAGAATGACTGTAATACAACAACCACCTGTTTTTAGTCACACTAATGACTTCAATATGACCACACAGCATGCTTGTCTTGATGGCTAGTTTAGAGTTTCAGCCTAAAATTGCACCAGGAATCTTTCCTTAAAAAGTGAAAAAGGTAAGGGACAGAATAAGAAAGTAAAGTTATCATTTAACATGATTAACTTCAGAACTAAGCTTTTTTGGAACACCACATCACTATTGTCTTG is a window of Oncorhynchus mykiss isolate Arlee chromosome 11, USDA_OmykA_1.1, whole genome shotgun sequence DNA encoding:
- the LOC110535673 gene encoding enkurin isoform X1, producing the protein MSTTMYPTESIYNLIPREEVKIEKPPRYMSKFRAQVKHEKMLNKPTNKTMGQVKVDLPSPEKYLLKHSKEPKLPEKQPFSYLDYETFKKPQIPAKADNPLMGIHTKKDFVKTNAFENIMAVPKKPQPIYADTKTGDKQLLENSGLLPKYIKKKDFGKTPEYLQHRTEEVRRAQDEYDSFVKEHMRQGTMKQLSEDERNNILQGLKMNWGELHHQYQGLSVVTDTTPKKYRKERLELEMKQLERDIDLIERYKTIFIANN
- the LOC110535673 gene encoding enkurin isoform X2; protein product: MSKFRAQVKHEKMLNKPTNKTMGQVKVDLPSPEKYLLKHSKEPKLPEKQPFSYLDYETFKKPQIPAKADNPLMGIHTKKDFVKTNAFENIMAVPKKPQPIYADTKTGDKQLLENSGLLPKYIKKKDFGKTPEYLQHRTEEVRRAQDEYDSFVKEHMRQGTMKQLSEDERNNILQGLKMNWGELHHQYQGLSVVTDTTPKKYRKERLELEMKQLERDIDLIERYKTIFIANN